A single Phalacrocorax aristotelis chromosome 18, bGulAri2.1, whole genome shotgun sequence DNA region contains:
- the MRM1 gene encoding rRNA methyltransferase 1, mitochondrial produces MSEFVLQATARGVPVHHIKRRELDALCRGQVHQGVCLEATPLRFKSLEEAEKPDLGDEKSVNRQLVWLALEQIQDPMNLGALLRSAYFLGVDRVVTSQRNSCPLTPTVSKASSGAMEVFDVYSTDDLRSFLKTKTAEGWEVVGTVSKPEDAENIPVISCLEFQWNKPVIIVIGSEGDGLSLETQLLCHRMLAIPPGRALHPGIESLNVSVAAGIILHSICSQKLRHSD; encoded by the exons ATGAGCGAGTTTGTCCTTCAGGCCACGGCCCGGGGAGTCCCTGTGCACCACATCAAAAGGAGGGAGCTGGATGCGCTTTGCAGAGGTCAGGTCCACCAGGGAGTTTGTTTGGAGGCCACTCCTCTCCGTTTCAAGAGTTTGGAGGAAGCTGAAAAGCCTGATCTGGGGGATGAAAAGAGTGTGAACCGACAGCTGGTTTGGCTGGCGTTGGAGCAGATCCAGGATCCCATGAACTTGGGGGCACTGCTGCGCTCGGCATACTTCCTGGGGGTGGACAGAGTGGTGACAAGCCAGAGGAACAG ctgCCCTTTGACTCCAACAGTGAGCAAAGCTAGCTCTGGAGCCATGGAAGTCTTTGATGTCTACAGCACAGATGATCTCCGGAGCTTTTTGAAG ACTAAAACTGCAGAAGGCTGGGAAGTCGTGGGAACGGTCAGCAAGCCTGAGGACGCGGAAAATATTCCTGTCATCAGTTGCTTGGAATTTCAGTGGAATAAACCTGTTATTATAGTAATAG GTAGCGAAGGCGACGGACTTTCATTAGAGACGCAGCTCTTGTGCCATCGGATGCTGGCCATACCCCCTGGCAGAGCGCTTCACCCCGGGATCGAGTCGCTGAATGTCTCTGTTGCTGCTG GTATTATCCTGCACTCCATCTGCAGCCAAAAGCTGAGGCACAGTGATTGA